TGTGCCGTAGGACTCGGGTCCCCCGTACGGGTGACCTTGAGCCTGCGCCGGCGGCGGATAGCCCGGCCCCGGAGCCGCCCCGGCCGCCTGCTGGGCGTATGGATCCTGCTGGGTGTACGGGTTCGGCTGCCCCTGGCCGGGGACGCCGGCCGGTGCCTGGCCGGGCTGCCCGGCCGCGTATCCGGGGCCGCCCGCGAACCCCTGCGGGGCGTACCCGGCGGGGGCGCCCTGCAGACCGGCCCGTTGGTCGTGTGTCGAGCGGTAGTCCACGGCGCCCTGCGTCAGCTGCATATACGCCTCTTCCAGCGACGCCTGGTGCGGCGACAGCTCCCACAGCCGGACCTCGGCCCGGTGCGCGACATCGCTGATACGGGGGAGCGGCAGCCCGGTCACCCGCAGCGCGCCGTCCGGCTCGGGCACGGCCTGCCCGCCGGCCTCCCCGATCGCGGCGATCAGCTTCTCGCGCTGCTCCGGCTCGGTGTCCGGCGTACGCACCTTGGCGAAATCGGCGGAGTTGGCCGAGATGAAGTCCTTGACGGGCATGTCCGCCATCAGCTGTCCACGGCCGATCACGATCAAGTGCTCGGCGGTCAGCGCCATTTCGCTCATCAGGTGCGAGGAGACGAAGACCGTACGGCCCTCGGACGCCAGCTGCTTCATCAGATTGCGCACCCACAGGATGCCCTCGGGGTCGAGGCCGTTGACCGGCTCGTCGAAGAGCAGCACCTGCGGATCGCCGAGCAGCGCCGCGGCGATGCCCAGCCGCTGGCCCATGCCGAGCGAGAAACCCTTGGAACGCCGCCCCGCGACGTCCTGCAGACCGACCACCCCCAGCACCTCGTCGACGCGGCGGGCGGGAATACCGGACAGCTGGGCGAGCGAGAGCAGATGCTGGCGCGCGCTGCGGCCGCCGTGCACGGCCTTGGCATCGAGCAGCGCGCCCACCTGGCGCGGAGCGTTGGGGAGGCTGCGGAAGGGCCGGCCGGCGATGGTGGCCCGCCCCGAGGTCGGTGCGTCCAGGCCCAGAATCATGCGCATGGTGGTCGACTTACCGGAGCCGTTGGGCCCCAGGAAGCCGGTCACCGTGCCCGGCCTTACCTGGAACGACAGGTTGTACACGGCCGTCTTGGCGCCGTAGCGCTTCGTCAGGCCGACTGCCTCGATCAATTCTCCGCCCCTCGCGAGATGGTCGGGGCAGAGGCGCCCTCGTGCCCCCGTGAGGGTTAGGAGGCTATCCGGCCGTTGACGGTTCCCGTCAATTCCTCATGTCCCCGACTGTCCCGCGGGGTCCTGGATTTGGCGTCTCGCGGCTCGGCGGCATGGCGGCTTCGGGGCTTCGGGGCTTCGCGGCTTGGCGGCTGCGCGCTCCCGCCATTGCGCCTGCGGCCGGGGAGGGGCGCCGGGGCGCGCCCGCGCTGCTCAGGGACGGACGGGACGCAACCGAACGCGGAATCCGTTATGCGTCGCGCTTTTTCAGGAGGACGAATCCGCCGACGAGTGCCGCGGCCGTCCAGGCGATCATGATTGCCAGCCCGCCCCACGGGCCGTACGGAACATCGCTGTTGGCGGGCGTCACCACTTGCATGATCTTTGAGCCCGCCTGGTCCGGCAGAAAGCGGCCGATTTTCCGGGTCGCCGTGACATTTCCGAGAATATTGGAAATGAGGAAGAAGAACGGCATCAGAATGCCCAGCGAAAGCATCGGGCTGCGCAGCATGGTGGCCACCGCCATCGAGAACAGCGCGATCAGCGTCATATAGAGCCCGCCGCCGATCACCGCGCGCAGCACGCCCGGATCCCCGATATGCGCCCGGAGATCGCCCAGCACCGACTGCCCGGCGAAGAACGTCACAAAGCTGGTCGCCAGGCCGACGACGAAGACCAGCGCGGTGGCCACCAGCAGCTTGCAGAACAGGAAGGTGCCGCGCTGCGGTACGGCCGCCAGCGAGGCGCGGATCATGCCGGTGCTGTACTCGTTCGACACCACCAGCACCCCGAAGACGATCATCGCCAGCTGGCCCAGCCCCATCCCGGCGAAGCTGATGTTGGTGGCGTCGAACGCCAGCCGGGCCCTGGCCGGCATCGAGTTGAAGTCGCTGCTGGTCAGGCTGCAGATCACCACACCCAGCCCCACGGTGACCACGACGGCGATGCCCAGCGTCCACACCGTGGACCGCACTGACCTGATCTTGGTCCACTCCGACCGAATGACCTGCCCGACCGCCGCCATCCGTCAGCTCCTCTTCTTCTTCTGCCAGTTTGCGCCCCAGCCGGTCGGCTGCGGTTCGCCCGGCCGTGCCCCGGCCGTCTGCGGCTCTCCCGGGGGCCGTGCCGCCTGCGGCCACCCGCCGGCCTGCGCCGGCACCGGTTCGCCGCCGTGTGCGTGGTACTCCACCGACTCCGCCGTCAGCTGCATGAAGGCCTCCTCCAGGGACGCCTGCTGGGGGCTCAGCTCATGGAGCACCAGCTGGTGTGTGGCGGCCAGTTCGCCCAGCCGCTCCGCGGGCACCCCGTCGACCTCCAGCGAGCCGTTGGCGGCCGCCACCGCCTGCATGCCCTCGGCGTGCAGCAGATCCAGCAGCTTCTCCTGCTCCGGCGACCGCATCCGGACGTAGGACCGCGAATTCTGGTGGATGAAGTCCTTCATCGAGGTGTCCGCCATCAGCCGGCCCTGCCCGATCACGATCAGGTGCTCGGCGGTCAGTGCCATCTCGCTCATCAGATGCGAGGAGACGAAAACGGTGCGGCCCTGGGCGGCGAGGTTCTGCATGAGCGTGCGGATCCAGTGGATGCCCTCGGGGTCGAGGCCGTTGACCGGCTCGTCGAAGAGCAGCACTTGCGGATCGCCCAGCAGCGCCGCGGCGATGCCCAGCCGCTGGCTCATCCCGAGCGAGAACCCCTTCGTCCGCTTCTTGGCGACGGCGCTCAGCCCCACGGTGTCCAGCACCTCGCCGACCCGCCTGCGGGGGATGCCGTTGCTCTGCGCCAGACACAGCAGATGGTTGGCGGCGCTCCGGCCGCCGTGCACCGACTTCGCCTCCAGCAGGGCCCCGATGTACGTCAGCGGATCCTGCAGCTGGCGGTAGTGCCTGCCGTTGATCCGGACCGTGCCCGACGTGGGGTTGTCCAGGTCGAGCATCATCCGCATGGTCGTCGACTTGCCCGCGCCGTTGGGGCCGAGGAAGCCGGTGACGATGCCGGGCCGCACCGTGAAGGTGAGGTCGTCCACGGCGACCTTGTCGCCGTAATGCTTGGTCAGCCCCTCGAGCTCGATCATGTACAGCACGCTAGGCCCGCCCCGTGGCCCCTGCCACCGGTGCGGGGCCGCCCGGCTGACCCCCCGTACGCACCGCGCCCCCGCGCCGCCACAGGAGGCGGTACGGGGGCGCGGTCCGGAACGGTACGGAACCTGCCGGGGCACCAGCCGGCGTCAGCCGGGGAAGGGCCGACGGGCCGGTGGTCCGCCGGGTCAGCGGGTCTGCTGGGCGGGAACGCCGTGCGAGGCGGTCTCGTCCTCGCCGGGGGCGCCGGCCGCGGCCACCGCCGCACCGGTCAGCGTCGCCAGCATCTCGCGGACGTTGGTCAGCTGGGCGTTGATCGAGTCGCGGCGGTTGGTCAGCGCCGCCAGCTCGCGCTCGGATTCGCTGCGGATACGATCCGCCTTGGCATTGGCGTCCGCCACGATGTCCTCGGCCTGGCGCTGCGCGGTCTCCACCGTCTGACGGGCCCGGCGCTCCGCGTCCGTCCGCAGCTTCTCGGCCTCCAGACGGAGCTGTTCGGCGCGGTGCTCGATCTCCGCGAGCCGCTTCTCGGCCTTGGCCTGACGCGAGGCCAGGTCGCGCTCGGACTGCTCACGGCGCTTGGCGAGGTTGGTCTCGAAGTCCGCAGCGGCCTGCGCGGCCTTGGCGCGGGTCTCCTCGAAGAGGGAGTCCGCCTCCTCGCGCTTGGACTGCGCGTCCTTCTGCGCCTCGGCGCGCAGCGTGGCCGCCTCGCCCTTGGCCTTCTCGACGATCCGGGCGCCCTCGTCCTCCGCCTTCGCCTTCCGGTCGGTGGCGAACTGCTCGGCGTCGTTACGGACCTGCTGGGCGGCCGACTCGGCCAGCTCACGGTGCTGCTCGGCGGCCCGGCGGGCCTCTTCGCGCAGATCCTTCGCTTCCTCTTCGGCGAGGCGGAGGATCTTCTCCACGCGCGCACCGAGGCCCGCGTAGGAAGGTTCGGCGTCATTGACCTGCGCCTGGGCGTTCTGCGTTTCGAGGTGCAGCTCCTCGATCCGCTTTTCCAGCGACGTGATGCGGGCCAGCGCGCTGTCGCGGTCCGCGACGAGCTTCGTAATGCGGTCATCCACCTGACCGCGGTCGTACCCACGCCGCACGAGCTCGAAGCCGAAGGGGGAGGAAGTGTCGCTCATGGGGTTCCTGTCGAAGAGACCGGTGAGGTGATAAGGAGAATCCTAGGGGTCATCACGGCGTGTCATCGAGTCATTGCGGGTTTGATCTGGAGAATGACCCCTCATTTGAGTGGCTACCCTTCAGACTGCTTGCCACTCGAACGAGTTGCCCCCGCGCCCGCGGCCGCCTTCACCCCGCCGCCCTTGCCTTCCCCGTTTCCGCCGGGTGCCTCGAACGACTCCAGGGCCTCCAGAACGTCCTGAACGCGGCTGATTTCGGCGTTGATGTCCTCGCGCCGGCGCACCAGGACCTCCAGCTCCCGCTTGCCCTCGTCCACGATCCGGGCGGCCTCCGCCTCGGCCTCGGCGCGCATCCGCTCCGCGTCGCGCACCGCCTCGGCCTTCTTGTTCTCGGCCTCCTTGATCAGGCCCTCGGCCTTCTTCACCGCCGAGATCCGGACCTTGCTCGCCTCGCTGTTGGCATCCGCCACCATCCGGTCGGCCTTCTCCTCGGCCTCCACCTGCTGGGCGGTGGCCTGCGCGATGAGCTTGTCGACCCGTTCGCCGGCGTTCTTCATCGTCTCCGCGGACTCCCGGCGGGCCCGCTCGTGCAGCTCCTCGACCTCGGACTCGATCCGCCGGCGCAGCTCCTCGGCACGCTCCCGGATGCCCGTGGCGTCGCCGCGGGCCTCCTCCAGCAGCGTGTTCGCGTCCGTACGGGCCTTCTCCACCCGGGCATTGCCGTCGGACGTCGCCTCCGCGAGGAGCCGGTCGGCCTCCTTGCGGGCCGCGCCGACCATCGTGTCGGCCTGCTCCTCGGCGGCGGTGGCGGCCTTCAGGGCCTCCTCCTGGGCCTTGGCGACGAGCTGGTCGGCCTGCTCGGCCGCGTCCCCGCGGCGCTTGGCGGCGTCCTTGCGCGCCTCGTCGATCAGCCGGTCCGCCTCCTGCTGCGCCTCCGTGCGGGTCCGCTCGGCCGCCGCCTCGGCGTCCTCCTTGACCTTCGCGGACTCGCCGCGGGTGCGGGTGGCGTGTTCCTGGGCGGCGGTGACCGTCTCGGCCGCTTCCGTGCGCAGCCGGTCCGCCTCCGCGGTGGCCGTCGCGAGCATGCGGTCCGCCTGCTCGCGGGCATCGGCCCGGGTGCGGTCCGCGTCCCGTTCGGCTTCCGCGGTCGTCTCCGCCGCTTCCGTGCGCAGCCGCTCCGCCTCGGTCGCCGCCTCCGACATCAGCTGGTCGGCCTGCTCGGCGGCGTCCGAGCGGGTCTTGTTGGCCGCCTCGCGCGCCTGGTCGCCGGTGTGCTCGGCGTCGAGACGGGCCTTCTCCAGCGCCTCGGCCGCCTCCGTCCGCAGCCGCTCGGCCGCCTCGGTCGCCTCCGCCACCAGGGCCTGCGCCTGCTGCTCGCCCTCGGCCCGCAGCCGCTCGGCGTTCTGCTGGGCCTCCTGGACGGTACGGTCCGCGTCGTCCTGCGCCGACGAGGTCAGCTCGGTCGCCTCGGTGACGATCCGTTCGGCCTCCGTGCGGGCCTCGGTGACCAGACGGTCGGCCTGCTCGGCAGCGTCCGAGCGCATCCGGTTCGCGTCGTTGCGCGCCTCCGCACGGGCCCGCGCCGCGTCCTGCTCGCCCGCGGCCAGCGCGTCCGAGGCGTCGGTGCGCAGCTGCTGCGCCTTCGCCGTGGCGTCCGCGACCAGCTTCTCGGCCTGCGCGGTCGCCTCCGACACCAGCCGGTCGGCCTGCTCGGCGGCCTCGGACCGGACCGTATCGGCGTCCCGGCGCGCCGCGTCCAGGACACCGGCCGCCTCCGTACGGAGCGCGTCGGCCTCCTCGATGGCCTCGGAAACCGCCCGCTCCGCCAGGACCTTGGCGGCCTCCTGGGCCTCCTGGGCCTCCTGCCGCGCCCGTGCGGCGTCCTGCGAGGCGCGCTCCCGCTCGTCGTAGGCGTCCTTGCGGACCCGGTCCGCCTCGTCCTGCGCCTCGGCCTTGGTGCGCTCCGCGGCGTGCTCGGCCGCCGAACGCAGTCCGGCGATCTCCTCACCGGCCTGCTCGTGCAGCCCCGCGACCGCGTCCCGCACCTGCTGTGCGGTCTGCTCGGCCGCCGCCACCAACTCGCCCGCACGCCGGTCCGCTTCCTCGACCAGCCGCTCGGCTTCCTCCTGCGCCTCGCCCACCCGGGTACGGGCCGACGCCAGCAGCTCCTCACTCTGCTCGCGCGCCGCGGTGCGCTCCTGGTGGGCCTCCTCGCGGGCCTCGCCCAGCAGCTGCTCGGCCTCCCGGCGCCGCCGCGCGGCCTCCTCCTGGGCCGCGGCCAGCGCCTGCGCCGCCTCCGCGCCGGTGCGCTCCGCGGCCGTCGCGGCCTCGGCACGCACCCGGTCCGCGGTCTCCTGGGCCTCCGACTTCAGCCGCTCCGCCTCGGCCGACGCCTCGCTGCGCAGCCGCGTCGCCACCGACTCGGCCTCGGCGCGCGCCGACGCGGCGTCGGACGCGGCCTCGTCGCGCAGCCGCTCGGCCTCCGCCTCGGCCTGCTGCTGCAGCATCCGGCGCCGCTCCGCCGACTCCGCCTTGAGCCGGGCCGCGTCCTCCTGGGTCTCCCGGCGCAGCCGCTCCGCCTCCGCGCGGGCGTCGCGCAGCGTCCGCTCGGCGGCGGTGACCTTCTCCTCCGCCTCGCCGTGCAGGCGGTCCAGTTCGGCCTGCGCTTCGGTCCGCAGCTCCGCCGCGGCCTCTTCGGCCGCCGCGCGCAGCCGCGCGGCGGACTCCTCGGCCTCGGTGGTCACCATCTCCGCGGCCTGGGCGCCCTCGGTCAGCAGCTCCTCGGCCTCCGACCGGGCCCGCTCCAGCGCCTCTTCGGCCTGCCGGCGCAGCGCGGTGGCCCGCTCGATGGCCTCCGTCCGCACCCGCTCGCTCTCCGCGACGGCGCCCGAACGGGTCTCCTCGGCATCGGCCTTGGCCTTGCCCAGCAGCTCCTCGGCGGACCCGGCCGCCTCCTCGATCTGCTGGACCGCCTCCCGGCGGGCCTCGCTGCGGATCCGCTCGCCCTCGGCGACCGCGTCCGCGCGCAGCTGCTCGGCCTCACCGCGCAGCCGCCGTGCCTCCTCCTGGAGTTCGGCGGTCTTGGCGCGGTACTCCTTGGTGTCGTCCTTCGCCGCGCCCTTGAGCTGGGCCGCGGTGTCATGCGCCTCTTCGCGCAGCCGGTCCGCCTCGGCCTCGGCCTCGCTGCGCAGCCGTTCGGCCTCCTCGGCGGCCGCCTTGGTGGTGGCCGCGGCGTCCTCCGAGGCCTTGTTCAGCACCTCCTCGGCGGTGCGGGCGGCCTTCGCGAGCTGGGCCGCGGCGTCCTCCGACGCCTTGGACCGGGCGGTCTCCTCCGCCTCGGCGATCAGCCGGTCGGCCTCCGTGCGGGCGTCCTCGCGCAGTTGCTCGGCCTCGGCCTTGAGCGCTTCGGCCTCCTTGGTGGCCTCGCCGACCAGCCGGGCGATCTCCACCTTGGCCGTACGGGTGCGCTGCTCGGTGTCCGACTCGGCCGCCGTCAGCCGCTTGGTGGCGCTCTGCTGCGCCTCCTCGACCAGCTTCTCGGCCTCGGCGCGCGCCTCGCGCAGCGCCTTGTCCGCCTCCTGGACGCGTGCTTCGGCGGTACGGGTCAGCTCCGCGGCCTGGCGGCGGGCCTCCTCCGACTCGGTGCCGACGCTGGTGCGCAGCTGCTCGGCCTGATCGGTGGCCTCCTGGGCCTGGTTGGAGGCGGCGTTCAGCAGCCGCTCGGCGTCGGCCCGGGCGCGGCGCAAAATGCTTTCCGCTTCGGCACGGGCCTCTTCGGCCTCGGTGCCGAGCCGTTCACGGGCGCGTTCGGCCAGCCGCTGGGCCTCGGCCCGGGCGGCCGACAGCGCCTGCTCGGCCTCCCGGCGGGACTCCTCCATCAGCCGGCGGGCCTGCGACTCCGTCCGGGCGCGCAGCTGTTCGGCCCAGGCGACGTTCTCGTTGACGTGCGACTCGACGGTCTGCCGACGCTCGTTGAGCTCTTCATCGAGCCGCTGGCGCCGGGTGACCGCCTCGGCGTGCAGCTCGGCCTCCAGCCGGGACTGCCGCTCCGCCTGCTCCTGCAGCAGCCGCTGGGTCTGCGCCCGCGCCTCGCGCAGCTCGCGCTCGGCGTCCGTACGCAGTTGGTCCGCCTGGATCTGCGCATTGCGCAGCAGCTGTTCGGCCTGATGACTGACGTTGTCGTAGGCAGGACGGGTCGCGAGGTTGCGGCGCGCCTCATGGAGCTTGGCGCGCAGCACCTCGACCTGGTAGCCGAGGTCGTCGGCGTGCTGGACGGCCTTGTCCCGCTCGCTCTTCAGCCGCTCCATCTCGGCCTCGAACTGCGAGAGGTGGTCGTCAGCCTCGTAGCGGTCGTTGCCCCGCACTGCGCGGTCCCATCCGTCCCCTGGTCATGGTGGCGGCCGTCTCCGTCCTGCGGTGCTCGTCCCGTACACGTCACGTCGTACCGGACTCGCGCCCCTCGGAGCTGACCCTTCCGAAGAAATGGTGTCAGATCATCGGCAGAGTATGGACCGAGCCCCACTCCCTTACCCCGGCCGAAGCTGCACTCTACCGGCCGGGGAAGGTGATGGTCAGTGGTCTTCGGAGGTGGCGGGCGCCGCGGTGACGAGTTCGGTGAGCACTCCGTGACAATCCTTGGGGTGCAGGAAGGTGATCCGCGACCCCATCGAACCCGTCCTGGGCTCGTCGTAGAGGACCCGGACGCCCTTGCCGCGGATGGCCTCGGAGTCGCCGTCCACGTCCGCGGTGCCGAAGGCGATGTGATGGACGCCCTCGCCGTTCTTGGCAAGCCACTTGCCCACCGCGGAGTCCTCGCGGGTGGGTTCCAGGAGCTGCAGATACGAGGCGCCGCCGTCCGACGTCCCATTGATTTTGATCATGGCTTCCCGGACTCCCTGCTCCTCGTTGACCTCGGTGTGGAACACCTCGAAGCCATACGTGGCACGGTAGAACTCGACAGTCTTGTCGAGGTCGAAACAGGCGATCCCGATGTGGTCGATTCGCGTCAGCATGGCTCCAGTGCACCCCTCGCATGGCTGGTTACGCAACGTGCGCGCGATCACACCCGCTTGCCGGTGACCCGGCGCGTACCGCTCAGTACATTGACGGGTAACCCTCGTTAACTTCCCTGCAAAGGAAGGCCGCACCGCATGTCTGCAACGAACGGCACGAACGGCAGCACCTCAGTGATCGTGGCGGGAGCGCGCACCCCCATGGGGCGGCTCCTGGGATCCCTGCGGACCTTCTCCGGCGCCGACCTGGGCGCCGTCGCCATCAAGGCGGCACTGGACCGGGCGGGCATCGGCGGCGATCAGGTGCAGTACGTGATCATGGGCCAGGTGCTCCAGGCCGGGGCGGGGCAGATCCCGGCGCGCCAGGCGGCCGTGAAGGCCGGCATCCCCATGAACGTCCCCGCGCTGACCGTCAACAAGGTCTGCCTCTCCGGCCTCGACGCCATCGCGCTGGCCGACCAGCTCATCCGCGCGGGTGAGTTCGACGTCATCGTTGCCGGTGGCCAGGAGTCCATGACCAACGCCCCGCACCTGCTGCCGAAGTCCCGCGAGGGCTTCAAGTACGGCGCCGTCGAGATGCTCGACGCGATGGCCCACGACGGCCTCACCGACGCCTACGAAGGCATCGCGATGGGCGAGTCGACGGAGAAGCACAACACCCGTTTGGGCATCGCCCGACCGGAGCAGGACGAGGTCGCCGCGCGCTCCCACCAGCGGGCCGCCGCCGCACAGAAGAACGGGCTCTTCGAGGCCGAGATCACCCC
This portion of the Streptomyces sp. 2114.4 genome encodes:
- a CDS encoding ABC transporter ATP-binding protein → MIEAVGLTKRYGAKTAVYNLSFQVRPGTVTGFLGPNGSGKSTTMRMILGLDAPTSGRATIAGRPFRSLPNAPRQVGALLDAKAVHGGRSARQHLLSLAQLSGIPARRVDEVLGVVGLQDVAGRRSKGFSLGMGQRLGIAAALLGDPQVLLFDEPVNGLDPEGILWVRNLMKQLASEGRTVFVSSHLMSEMALTAEHLIVIGRGQLMADMPVKDFISANSADFAKVRTPDTEPEQREKLIAAIGEAGGQAVPEPDGALRVTGLPLPRISDVAHRAEVRLWELSPHQASLEEAYMQLTQGAVDYRSTHDQRAGLQGAPAGYAPQGFAGGPGYAAGQPGQAPAGVPGQGQPNPYTQQDPYAQQAAGAAPGPGYPPPAQAQGHPYGGPESYGTPHPYGQQPAAPMPPAAPADQPTPHHEDAR
- a CDS encoding ABC transporter permease — encoded protein: MAAVGQVIRSEWTKIRSVRSTVWTLGIAVVVTVGLGVVICSLTSSDFNSMPARARLAFDATNISFAGMGLGQLAMIVFGVLVVSNEYSTGMIRASLAAVPQRGTFLFCKLLVATALVFVVGLATSFVTFFAGQSVLGDLRAHIGDPGVLRAVIGGGLYMTLIALFSMAVATMLRSPMLSLGILMPFFFLISNILGNVTATRKIGRFLPDQAGSKIMQVVTPANSDVPYGPWGGLAIMIAWTAAALVGGFVLLKKRDA
- a CDS encoding ABC transporter ATP-binding protein, whose protein sequence is MIELEGLTKHYGDKVAVDDLTFTVRPGIVTGFLGPNGAGKSTTMRMMLDLDNPTSGTVRINGRHYRQLQDPLTYIGALLEAKSVHGGRSAANHLLCLAQSNGIPRRRVGEVLDTVGLSAVAKKRTKGFSLGMSQRLGIAAALLGDPQVLLFDEPVNGLDPEGIHWIRTLMQNLAAQGRTVFVSSHLMSEMALTAEHLIVIGQGRLMADTSMKDFIHQNSRSYVRMRSPEQEKLLDLLHAEGMQAVAAANGSLEVDGVPAERLGELAATHQLVLHELSPQQASLEEAFMQLTAESVEYHAHGGEPVPAQAGGWPQAARPPGEPQTAGARPGEPQPTGWGANWQKKKRS
- a CDS encoding cellulose-binding protein, translating into MSDTSSPFGFELVRRGYDRGQVDDRITKLVADRDSALARITSLEKRIEELHLETQNAQAQVNDAEPSYAGLGARVEKILRLAEEEAKDLREEARRAAEQHRELAESAAQQVRNDAEQFATDRKAKAEDEGARIVEKAKGEAATLRAEAQKDAQSKREEADSLFEETRAKAAQAAADFETNLAKRREQSERDLASRQAKAEKRLAEIEHRAEQLRLEAEKLRTDAERRARQTVETAQRQAEDIVADANAKADRIRSESERELAALTNRRDSINAQLTNVREMLATLTGAAVAAAGAPGEDETASHGVPAQQTR
- the scy gene encoding polarized growth protein Scy, which gives rise to MRGNDRYEADDHLSQFEAEMERLKSERDKAVQHADDLGYQVEVLRAKLHEARRNLATRPAYDNVSHQAEQLLRNAQIQADQLRTDAERELREARAQTQRLLQEQAERQSRLEAELHAEAVTRRQRLDEELNERRQTVESHVNENVAWAEQLRARTESQARRLMEESRREAEQALSAARAEAQRLAERARERLGTEAEEARAEAESILRRARADAERLLNAASNQAQEATDQAEQLRTSVGTESEEARRQAAELTRTAEARVQEADKALREARAEAEKLVEEAQQSATKRLTAAESDTEQRTRTAKVEIARLVGEATKEAEALKAEAEQLREDARTEADRLIAEAEETARSKASEDAAAQLAKAARTAEEVLNKASEDAAATTKAAAEEAERLRSEAEAEADRLREEAHDTAAQLKGAAKDDTKEYRAKTAELQEEARRLRGEAEQLRADAVAEGERIRSEARREAVQQIEEAAGSAEELLGKAKADAEETRSGAVAESERVRTEAIERATALRRQAEEALERARSEAEELLTEGAQAAEMVTTEAEESAARLRAAAEEAAAELRTEAQAELDRLHGEAEEKVTAAERTLRDARAEAERLRRETQEDAARLKAESAERRRMLQQQAEAEAERLRDEAASDAASARAEAESVATRLRSEASAEAERLKSEAQETADRVRAEAATAAERTGAEAAQALAAAQEEAARRRREAEQLLGEAREEAHQERTAAREQSEELLASARTRVGEAQEEAERLVEEADRRAGELVAAAEQTAQQVRDAVAGLHEQAGEEIAGLRSAAEHAAERTKAEAQDEADRVRKDAYDERERASQDAARARQEAQEAQEAAKVLAERAVSEAIEEADALRTEAAGVLDAARRDADTVRSEAAEQADRLVSEATAQAEKLVADATAKAQQLRTDASDALAAGEQDAARARAEARNDANRMRSDAAEQADRLVTEARTEAERIVTEATELTSSAQDDADRTVQEAQQNAERLRAEGEQQAQALVAEATEAAERLRTEAAEALEKARLDAEHTGDQAREAANKTRSDAAEQADQLMSEAATEAERLRTEAAETTAEAERDADRTRADAREQADRMLATATAEADRLRTEAAETVTAAQEHATRTRGESAKVKEDAEAAAERTRTEAQQEADRLIDEARKDAAKRRGDAAEQADQLVAKAQEEALKAATAAEEQADTMVGAARKEADRLLAEATSDGNARVEKARTDANTLLEEARGDATGIRERAEELRRRIESEVEELHERARRESAETMKNAGERVDKLIAQATAQQVEAEEKADRMVADANSEASKVRISAVKKAEGLIKEAENKKAEAVRDAERMRAEAEAEAARIVDEGKRELEVLVRRREDINAEISRVQDVLEALESFEAPGGNGEGKGGGVKAAAGAGATRSSGKQSEG
- the mce gene encoding methylmalonyl-CoA epimerase yields the protein MLTRIDHIGIACFDLDKTVEFYRATYGFEVFHTEVNEEQGVREAMIKINGTSDGGASYLQLLEPTREDSAVGKWLAKNGEGVHHIAFGTADVDGDSEAIRGKGVRVLYDEPRTGSMGSRITFLHPKDCHGVLTELVTAAPATSEDH
- a CDS encoding acetyl-CoA C-acetyltransferase, with the protein product MIVAGARTPMGRLLGSLRTFSGADLGAVAIKAALDRAGIGGDQVQYVIMGQVLQAGAGQIPARQAAVKAGIPMNVPALTVNKVCLSGLDAIALADQLIRAGEFDVIVAGGQESMTNAPHLLPKSREGFKYGAVEMLDAMAHDGLTDAYEGIAMGESTEKHNTRLGIARPEQDEVAARSHQRAAAAQKNGLFEAEITPVEIPQRKGEPVVFSKDEGIRGETTTESLGKLRPAFAKDGTITAGTSSQISDGAAAVVVMSKAKAEELGLEWIAEIGAHGNVAGPDNSLQSQPSNAINHALGKDGLTVADLDLIEINEAFAAVAVQSMKDLGVSPEKVNVNGGAIALGHPIGMSGARIVLHLALELRRRGGGVGAAALCGGGGQGDALIIRVPGK